In the Haliaeetus albicilla chromosome 7, bHalAlb1.1, whole genome shotgun sequence genome, one interval contains:
- the LOC104318942 gene encoding keratin, type I cytoskeletal 12 isoform X2, which yields MALSVRTSGGSRQFSSRSGIGGGSLRMSSSSGGGGFGSSGLGFGGGSGGGFGAASMLGSGSGFSGGFGSSSGGGFGAGFGSGLGGSYGSGLGSAFGGGLGSGFVSSSGTGFGGGFGSGSGSGFGGGFGSGSGSGFGGGFGTAGAGDGGLLSGSKKETMQNLNDRLAAYLDKVRSLEDANTELERKIREWYEKNGPGAGIPGSGNDYSKYYPIIEDLRNKIINATIDNARIILQVDNARLAADDFRLKYENEMALHQSVEADINGLRRVLDELTLTRADLEMQIESLNEELAYLKKNHEEELQGIQSSALGQVSVEMDAAPGTDLTKLLNDMRGQYEVIADQNRKEAEAWFNEKSGELKREISTNTEQLQSGKSEITDLKRTLQSLEIELQSQLAMKKSLEDTLAETEGGYCAQLSQMQLQIGNLESQLFQVRADMERQNAEYQQLLDIKTRLEMEIETYRRLLDGESAGQGVTFESSSLTGSKSQTQSLDSSQDPTKTRKIKTIVEEVVDGKVVASHVKEVEEQI from the exons ATGGCCCTTTCTGTGCGCACAAGTGGTGGATCCCGGCAATTCTCTTCTCGGAGTGGAATTGGCGGAGGATCTCTGAGAATGTCCAGTTCTAGTGGTGGAGGAGGCTTTGGTAGCAGTGGACTTGGGTTTGGCGGTGGATCTGGTGGAGGTTTTGGTGCTGCTTCTATGCTTGGTTCAGGCTCTGGCTTCAGTGGGGGTTTTGGGAGTAGCTCAGGTGGAGGCTTTGGTGCAGGCTTTGGTAGTGGTTTAGGCGGTAGCTATGGAAGTGGCTTAGGCAGTGCTTTTGGTGGAGGTTTAGGCAGTGGTTTTGTCAGCAGCTCAGGCACTGGTTTTGGAGGTGGCTTTGGTAGTGGCTCAGGTTCTGGTTTTGGAGGTGGCTTTGGTAGTGGCTCAGGATCTGGTTTTGGAGGTGGTTTTGGcactgctggtgctggggaTGGTGGCCTTCTTTCTGgctcaaaaaaagaaactatgcAGAACCTCAATGACCGACTGGCTGCTTATCTGGACAAAGTACGATCTCTGGAGGATGCCAATACTGAGTTGGAGCGCAAAATCCGTGAGTGGTATGAGAAAAACGGCCCTGGCGCTGGTATCCCTGGATCTGGGAACGACTATAGTAAATACTATCCTATAATTGAAGATCTTCGAAACAAG ATCATTAATGCAACTATCGACAATGCAAGAATCATTTTGCAGGTCGATAATGCCAGACTGGCTGCTGATGATTTCAGACTGAA ATATGAGAATGAAATGGCTCTTCACCAGAGTGTGGAAGCTGACATCAATGGTCTGCGCAGAGTTCTTGATGAGCTGACCTTGACAAGAGCAGATCTGGAGATGCAGATTGAAAGCCTGAATGAAGAACTGGCTTATCTCAAGAAGAATCATGAagag GAGCTTCAGGGAATCCAAAGCAGTGCACTTGGCCAAGTCAGCGTTGAAATGGATGCTGCTCCAGGAACTGACCTGACCAAGCTTTTGAATGACATGAGGGGACAGTATGAAGTCATTGCTGATCAAAATCGTAAAGAGGCTGAAGCATGGTTCAATGAAAAA AGTGGGGAGCTGAAAAGGGAAATCTCCACCAATACTGAGCAGCTTCAGTCAGGGAAGAGTGAGATCACAGACTTAAAACGGACTCTCCAGAGCTTGGAAATAGAACTACAATCTCAGCTTGCCATG AAAAAATCCCTTGAAGACACTttagcagaaacagaaggaggTTACTGTGCTCAGCTTTCACAAATGCAACTTCAGATTGGGAATCTGGAGTCTCAGCTGTTTCAGGTCAGGGCTGATATGGAGCGCCAGAATGCAGAGTATCAACAACTTCTAGACATCAAGACTCGCCTAGAAATGGAGATTGAAACCTATCGTCGTTTGCTGGATGGCGA GAGTGCAGGACAGGGAGTAACATTTGAGAGCTCATCCTTGACAGGGTCCAAATCACAAACGCAATCACTGGATTCTTCTCAGG
- the LOC104318942 gene encoding keratin, type I cytoskeletal 12 isoform X1, translating into MALSVRTSGGSRQFSSRSGIGGGSLRMSSSSGGGGFGSSGLGFGGGSGGGFGAASMLGSGSGFSGGFGSSSGGGFGAGFGSGLGGSYGSGLGSAFGGGLGSGFVSSSGTGFGGGFGSGSGSGFGGGFGSGSGSGFGGGFGTAGAGDGGLLSGSKKETMQNLNDRLAAYLDKVRSLEDANTELERKIREWYEKNGPGAGIPGSGNDYSKYYPIIEDLRNKIINATIDNARIILQVDNARLAADDFRLKYENEMALHQSVEADINGLRRVLDELTLTRADLEMQIESLNEELAYLKKNHEEELQGIQSSALGQVSVEMDAAPGTDLTKLLNDMRGQYEVIADQNRKEAEAWFNEKSGELKREISTNTEQLQSGKSEITDLKRTLQSLEIELQSQLAMKKSLEDTLAETEGGYCAQLSQMQLQIGNLESQLFQVRADMERQNAEYQQLLDIKTRLEMEIETYRRLLDGEFVSAGQGVTFESSSLTGSKSQTQSLDSSQDPTKTRKIKTIVEEVVDGKVVASHVKEVEEQI; encoded by the exons ATGGCCCTTTCTGTGCGCACAAGTGGTGGATCCCGGCAATTCTCTTCTCGGAGTGGAATTGGCGGAGGATCTCTGAGAATGTCCAGTTCTAGTGGTGGAGGAGGCTTTGGTAGCAGTGGACTTGGGTTTGGCGGTGGATCTGGTGGAGGTTTTGGTGCTGCTTCTATGCTTGGTTCAGGCTCTGGCTTCAGTGGGGGTTTTGGGAGTAGCTCAGGTGGAGGCTTTGGTGCAGGCTTTGGTAGTGGTTTAGGCGGTAGCTATGGAAGTGGCTTAGGCAGTGCTTTTGGTGGAGGTTTAGGCAGTGGTTTTGTCAGCAGCTCAGGCACTGGTTTTGGAGGTGGCTTTGGTAGTGGCTCAGGTTCTGGTTTTGGAGGTGGCTTTGGTAGTGGCTCAGGATCTGGTTTTGGAGGTGGTTTTGGcactgctggtgctggggaTGGTGGCCTTCTTTCTGgctcaaaaaaagaaactatgcAGAACCTCAATGACCGACTGGCTGCTTATCTGGACAAAGTACGATCTCTGGAGGATGCCAATACTGAGTTGGAGCGCAAAATCCGTGAGTGGTATGAGAAAAACGGCCCTGGCGCTGGTATCCCTGGATCTGGGAACGACTATAGTAAATACTATCCTATAATTGAAGATCTTCGAAACAAG ATCATTAATGCAACTATCGACAATGCAAGAATCATTTTGCAGGTCGATAATGCCAGACTGGCTGCTGATGATTTCAGACTGAA ATATGAGAATGAAATGGCTCTTCACCAGAGTGTGGAAGCTGACATCAATGGTCTGCGCAGAGTTCTTGATGAGCTGACCTTGACAAGAGCAGATCTGGAGATGCAGATTGAAAGCCTGAATGAAGAACTGGCTTATCTCAAGAAGAATCATGAagag GAGCTTCAGGGAATCCAAAGCAGTGCACTTGGCCAAGTCAGCGTTGAAATGGATGCTGCTCCAGGAACTGACCTGACCAAGCTTTTGAATGACATGAGGGGACAGTATGAAGTCATTGCTGATCAAAATCGTAAAGAGGCTGAAGCATGGTTCAATGAAAAA AGTGGGGAGCTGAAAAGGGAAATCTCCACCAATACTGAGCAGCTTCAGTCAGGGAAGAGTGAGATCACAGACTTAAAACGGACTCTCCAGAGCTTGGAAATAGAACTACAATCTCAGCTTGCCATG AAAAAATCCCTTGAAGACACTttagcagaaacagaaggaggTTACTGTGCTCAGCTTTCACAAATGCAACTTCAGATTGGGAATCTGGAGTCTCAGCTGTTTCAGGTCAGGGCTGATATGGAGCGCCAGAATGCAGAGTATCAACAACTTCTAGACATCAAGACTCGCCTAGAAATGGAGATTGAAACCTATCGTCGTTTGCTGGATGGCGAGTTTGT GAGTGCAGGACAGGGAGTAACATTTGAGAGCTCATCCTTGACAGGGTCCAAATCACAAACGCAATCACTGGATTCTTCTCAGG